Proteins encoded together in one Microbacterium oxydans window:
- the aroQ gene encoding type II 3-dehydroquinate dehydratase, which produces MSRRILLVNGPNLNLLGTREPELYGTATLADVEQLTADAAAEVGFEVAAVQSNHEGVLIDAIHAAREDCVGIVINPGGLTHTSVVLRDALTGVSLPFAEVHISDVYAREEFRHHSYLDDVAAVRVVGRGVQGYADAVRQLAALIP; this is translated from the coding sequence GTGAGCCGCCGCATCCTCCTCGTGAACGGACCGAACCTCAACCTGCTGGGAACGCGCGAGCCCGAGCTGTACGGAACGGCCACGCTCGCCGACGTGGAGCAGCTCACCGCGGATGCCGCGGCCGAGGTCGGCTTCGAGGTGGCCGCCGTGCAGAGCAATCACGAAGGCGTGCTGATCGACGCGATCCACGCCGCACGCGAGGACTGCGTCGGCATCGTCATCAACCCCGGGGGTCTCACCCACACCTCCGTCGTGCTGCGCGACGCGCTCACGGGAGTGTCCCTGCCGTTCGCCGAGGTGCACATCTCCGACGTGTACGCGCGCGAGGAGTTCCGGCACCACTCCTACCTCGATGACGTCGCCGCGGTCCGCGTGGTCGGGCGCGGCGTCCAGGGCTACGCAGACGCCGTGCGACAGCTCGCCGCACTCATCCCTTAG
- the aroC gene encoding chorismate synthase: protein MLRVLTAGESHGPELIAVMEGLPSGVPVSSEAIQADLARRKLGYGRGSRMKFEQDELTLSGGVRHGKSLGSPIALRIGNTEWPKWIEVMNPEPVELTDKSRGRSAPLTRPRPGHADLVGMQKYDFDEARPILERASARETAARVALGAIARSFLGELGIRLVSHTLSIGPVQVPAGSPLPTPDDVDVLDADPLRCFDPATSALMVAEVDDAKKDGDTLGGIVEVLAYGLPPGLGSHVQWDRRLDARLAQALMSIQAIKGVEVGDGFETTRRRGSAAHDELFATADGITRGSDRAGGTEGGMSTGTVLRVRAGMKPIATVPHALRTIDIATGDDATAHHQRSDVCAVPAAGVVAEAMVAVELANAVLEKFGGDSIRETRRNLEGYLAGIPAELRTAPASEAALIAHDERG, encoded by the coding sequence ATGCTCCGCGTGCTCACGGCCGGCGAATCGCACGGCCCAGAACTCATCGCCGTCATGGAGGGTCTGCCCTCCGGCGTTCCGGTGTCGTCCGAGGCCATCCAGGCCGACCTCGCTCGTCGCAAGCTGGGCTACGGCCGCGGCTCGCGCATGAAGTTCGAGCAGGACGAGCTGACGCTCTCCGGCGGCGTCCGTCATGGCAAGAGCCTCGGCAGCCCGATCGCCCTGCGCATCGGCAACACCGAGTGGCCGAAGTGGATCGAGGTCATGAACCCCGAGCCCGTCGAACTCACCGACAAATCCCGCGGACGCAGTGCTCCGCTGACGCGCCCGCGCCCCGGACACGCCGACCTCGTCGGCATGCAGAAGTACGACTTCGACGAGGCCCGTCCGATCCTCGAGCGCGCCAGCGCCCGCGAGACCGCCGCACGCGTGGCCCTCGGTGCGATCGCGCGCTCGTTCCTGGGCGAGCTCGGCATCCGCCTCGTCAGCCACACGCTGTCGATCGGACCGGTGCAGGTCCCCGCCGGATCCCCGCTCCCGACGCCGGACGACGTCGACGTCCTGGATGCCGATCCGCTGCGCTGCTTCGACCCCGCGACCTCCGCGTTGATGGTCGCCGAGGTCGATGATGCCAAGAAGGACGGCGACACGCTGGGCGGCATCGTCGAGGTCCTCGCCTACGGTCTTCCGCCGGGACTCGGTTCGCATGTGCAGTGGGACCGGCGTCTCGACGCGCGCCTCGCGCAGGCGCTCATGAGCATCCAGGCGATCAAGGGCGTCGAGGTCGGCGACGGCTTCGAGACCACGCGCCGCCGAGGTTCCGCTGCGCACGACGAGCTCTTCGCCACGGCGGACGGCATCACGCGCGGATCCGACCGCGCCGGTGGCACCGAGGGCGGCATGTCCACGGGAACCGTGCTCCGTGTGCGCGCCGGCATGAAGCCGATCGCCACGGTCCCGCACGCGCTGCGCACGATCGACATCGCCACGGGCGACGACGCCACGGCCCACCACCAGCGCTCCGACGTGTGCGCCGTGCCCGCCGCGGGCGTGGTCGCCGAGGCCATGGTCGCGGTCGAGCTCGCGAACGCCGTGCTGGAGAAGTTCGGCGGCGACAGCATCCGAGAGACGCGCCGCAACCTCGAGGGGTACCTCGCCGGCATCCCCGCGGAGCTGCGCACGGCACCCGCGTCCGAGGCGGCGCTCATCGCGCATGACGAGCGAGGCTGA
- a CDS encoding shikimate kinase: MTSEADPLTLVLVGPMAAGKTSVGRRVARRLGVAFIDTDKRIVATHGPIPGIFAEHGEAHFRDLERAAVAEALAEGGVISLGGGAVTEAATRDLLQQHPVVFLTVSAEAVADRLRGSNRPLLAGEDPLERWKRIFEERRGWYAEVSSATFDTSRRPMQKIADEIVAWRREQR; this comes from the coding sequence ATGACGAGCGAGGCTGATCCGCTGACGCTGGTGCTGGTCGGCCCGATGGCCGCCGGCAAGACCAGCGTCGGCAGGCGCGTGGCCCGCCGGCTCGGCGTCGCCTTCATCGACACCGACAAGCGCATCGTCGCGACGCACGGTCCGATCCCCGGCATCTTCGCCGAGCACGGCGAGGCGCACTTTCGCGACCTGGAGCGCGCCGCCGTCGCCGAGGCGTTGGCGGAGGGCGGAGTGATCTCCCTGGGCGGAGGAGCGGTGACGGAGGCGGCGACGCGCGACCTGCTGCAGCAGCACCCGGTGGTGTTCCTGACGGTGAGCGCCGAGGCCGTGGCCGACCGGCTGCGCGGCAGCAACCGCCCGCTGCTGGCGGGGGAGGACCCGCTCGAGCGGTGGAAGAGGATCTTCGAGGAGCGTCGCGGGTGGTACGCCGAGGTGTCATCGGCGACCTTCGACACCTCACGTCGTCCGATGCAGAAGATCGCGGACGAGATCGTGGCATGGAGGAGAGAGCAGCGATGA
- the efp gene encoding elongation factor P, producing the protein MASTADIKNGVVLSIDGQLWSVIEFQHVKPGKGGAFVRTKLKNVVSGKTVDRTYNAGAKIEIENVDRRDYTYLYTDGDGYVFMDQTDFDQITVGAATVGDAKNFLLENQQVTIAMNNGNPLYIDLPASVILEVTYTEPGLQGDRSSAGTKPATLETGYEIQVPLFLETGTKVKVDTRTGDYLGREK; encoded by the coding sequence ATGGCATCTACCGCAGACATCAAGAACGGCGTCGTCCTCAGCATCGACGGGCAGCTCTGGAGCGTCATCGAGTTCCAGCACGTCAAGCCCGGCAAGGGTGGCGCGTTCGTGCGCACCAAGCTGAAGAACGTCGTCTCCGGCAAGACGGTCGACCGCACGTACAACGCGGGCGCGAAGATCGAGATCGAGAACGTCGACCGCCGCGACTACACGTACCTGTACACCGATGGCGACGGCTACGTCTTCATGGACCAGACCGACTTCGACCAGATCACGGTCGGCGCCGCGACGGTGGGCGACGCGAAGAACTTCCTGCTCGAGAACCAGCAGGTGACCATCGCGATGAACAACGGCAACCCGCTGTACATCGACCTCCCCGCGTCCGTGATCCTCGAGGTCACCTACACGGAGCCCGGCCTGCAGGGCGACCGCTCGTCGGCCGGCACCAAGCCCGCCACGCTCGAGACCGGCTACGAGATCCAGGTGCCGCTGTTCCTCGAGACCGGCACCAAGGTCAAGGTCGACACCCGCACGGGTGACTACCTCGGCCGCGAGAAGTAA
- the alaS gene encoding alanine--tRNA ligase, producing MKTADIAQRYLDFFEKNDHLIVPSASLVSDDPSLLFTVAGMVPMIPYLTGVVPAPHPRIADLQKCIRTNDIEEVGRTARHGTFFQMLGNWSFGDYFKEGAIRYAWELLTSSEADGGMGFDEKDLWVTVYETDDEAESIWRDIIGLKPERIQRLGRADNYWNTGQPGPGGPDSEIFFDRGPSYGKDGGPAADDTRFLEIWNLVFMQDFIENIRGKTEFDIVGELPMKNIDTGMGLERVAFLKQGVENMYETDQVRPVLDRAVELSGRRYGASHEDDVRFRVIADHVRSSLMLLSDGVRPSNEGRGYILRRLMRRTVRAMRLLGVDAPTFPELFAASRDAMKEVYPVLEKDWSVLSASAFAEEETFRRTLVAGSTILDLALDETKKGGGKTLSGPEAFLLHDTYGFPIDLTLEVAEEAGLDVDRAAFDTLMQEQRQRAKDDARNRKRQLADVSVYRDLRALGETGFDGYTALEVESRVLGLLVDGAPVRSASEGQIAEVVLAETTLYAESGGQVADKGTIVGPGYVLEVLDVQKPVPGLISHTVEVTRGSVAVDDIATTVVDAANRRAARQAHSATHLVHAALRDTLGPTATQAGSLNRAGYMRFDFSWSQALSADTRSEIEEITNRAVQDALEVTTRIVSLDEAKDAGAMALFGEKYGDVVRMVDIGGPWSRELCAGTHVSTSAEIGLVSLVGESSVGASNRRIEALVGADAFRELAAERAIVSQLTSSLKTPREQLPERIADLSASLKAAEKRIAQFEAKERAGQIPAIVEAASRIGAFRLAAQNLGEAASADDVRDLVNGVRDRLGSDAAIVALGAVVNGRPVVVVATNDAARSAGAKAGALAKRAAGVLGGGGGGRDDVAQGGGADASALPAALEAIAQELHVA from the coding sequence ATGAAAACTGCGGATATCGCGCAGCGTTACCTCGACTTCTTCGAGAAGAACGACCACCTCATCGTCCCCTCCGCCTCGCTGGTCAGCGACGACCCGTCCCTGCTGTTCACCGTCGCCGGAATGGTGCCGATGATCCCGTATCTCACGGGCGTCGTCCCCGCGCCGCATCCGCGCATCGCCGACCTGCAGAAGTGCATCCGCACCAACGACATCGAAGAGGTCGGTCGCACCGCCCGTCACGGCACGTTCTTCCAGATGCTCGGCAACTGGTCGTTCGGCGACTACTTCAAGGAGGGCGCGATCCGCTACGCCTGGGAGCTGCTCACGAGCTCCGAGGCGGACGGCGGGATGGGCTTCGACGAGAAGGACCTCTGGGTCACCGTCTACGAGACGGACGACGAGGCCGAGTCGATCTGGCGGGACATCATCGGTCTGAAGCCGGAGCGCATCCAGCGCCTCGGCCGCGCCGACAACTACTGGAACACGGGGCAGCCCGGTCCCGGCGGCCCCGACTCGGAGATCTTCTTCGACCGCGGGCCCTCCTACGGCAAGGACGGCGGCCCGGCGGCGGACGACACGCGCTTCCTGGAGATCTGGAACCTCGTCTTCATGCAGGACTTCATCGAGAACATCCGCGGGAAGACGGAGTTCGACATCGTCGGCGAGCTGCCGATGAAGAACATCGACACCGGCATGGGCCTCGAGCGCGTCGCGTTCCTCAAGCAGGGCGTCGAGAACATGTACGAGACCGACCAGGTGCGCCCGGTCCTCGACCGCGCGGTGGAGCTCTCGGGCCGTCGCTACGGCGCGTCGCACGAGGACGACGTCCGGTTCCGCGTGATCGCTGACCACGTGCGCTCCTCGCTCATGCTGCTCTCCGACGGGGTCCGCCCGTCCAACGAGGGACGCGGATACATCCTGCGTCGTCTCATGCGCCGCACGGTGCGCGCCATGCGCCTCCTGGGCGTCGACGCCCCGACGTTCCCCGAGCTGTTCGCCGCGTCGCGCGACGCGATGAAAGAGGTCTACCCGGTTCTCGAGAAGGACTGGTCGGTGCTCTCCGCGTCCGCCTTCGCCGAGGAGGAGACGTTCCGTCGCACCCTCGTCGCCGGCTCCACGATCCTCGACCTCGCTCTGGACGAGACGAAGAAGGGCGGCGGGAAGACCCTGAGCGGACCCGAGGCCTTCCTGCTGCACGACACCTACGGCTTCCCGATCGACCTCACGCTCGAGGTCGCCGAGGAGGCGGGCCTCGACGTCGACCGCGCCGCTTTCGACACGCTCATGCAGGAGCAGCGTCAGCGCGCCAAGGACGACGCCCGCAACCGCAAGCGTCAGCTCGCGGACGTGTCGGTGTACCGCGACCTGCGCGCCCTGGGCGAGACCGGCTTCGACGGCTACACGGCCCTCGAGGTCGAGTCGCGCGTGCTCGGGCTGCTCGTCGACGGCGCCCCCGTGCGCAGCGCGTCCGAGGGACAGATCGCCGAGGTCGTGCTCGCCGAGACCACACTGTACGCGGAGTCCGGTGGACAGGTCGCCGACAAGGGCACCATCGTCGGACCGGGCTATGTGCTCGAGGTGCTCGACGTGCAGAAGCCCGTGCCGGGTCTGATCAGCCACACCGTCGAGGTGACGCGGGGCAGCGTGGCCGTCGACGATATCGCGACGACCGTGGTGGATGCCGCGAACCGTCGTGCCGCTCGCCAGGCGCACTCCGCCACGCACCTCGTGCACGCGGCGCTCCGCGACACGCTCGGACCGACCGCGACGCAGGCGGGTTCGCTGAACCGTGCCGGCTACATGCGGTTCGACTTCTCGTGGTCGCAGGCGCTCTCCGCCGACACCCGCAGCGAGATCGAGGAGATCACGAACCGCGCGGTGCAGGACGCCCTCGAGGTGACCACCCGCATCGTCTCGCTCGACGAGGCGAAGGACGCCGGCGCCATGGCACTGTTCGGCGAGAAGTACGGCGACGTGGTGCGCATGGTCGACATCGGCGGCCCCTGGTCGCGCGAGCTCTGCGCCGGCACCCACGTCAGCACGAGCGCCGAGATCGGGCTCGTCAGCCTCGTCGGAGAGTCGTCGGTCGGCGCGTCCAACCGCCGCATCGAGGCGCTCGTCGGCGCCGACGCCTTCCGCGAGCTCGCCGCCGAGCGGGCGATCGTGTCGCAGCTCACCAGCTCGCTCAAGACGCCGCGGGAGCAGCTGCCCGAGCGCATCGCCGATCTCTCCGCGAGCCTCAAGGCCGCGGAGAAGCGCATCGCCCAGTTCGAGGCGAAGGAGCGGGCCGGACAGATCCCCGCGATCGTCGAGGCCGCGTCCCGCATCGGCGCCTTCCGTCTGGCCGCGCAGAACCTCGGCGAGGCGGCCTCGGCCGATGACGTGCGCGATCTCGTGAACGGTGTCCGCGATCGACTCGGTTCCGATGCGGCCATCGTCGCACTCGGCGCGGTCGTCAACGGGCGTCCCGTCGTGGTCGTGGCGACCAACGATGCCGCACGCTCCGCCGGTGCGAAGGCGGGCGCGCTGGCCAAGCGCGCCGCCGGAGTCCTCGGCGGTGGCGGTGGCGGTCGTGACGACGTCGCACAGGGCGGCGGCGCGGACGCGTCGGCTCTGCCGGCGGCGCTCGAGGCCATCGCACAGGAGCTGCACGTCGCGTGA
- the mltG gene encoding endolytic transglycosylase MltG, translating into MSERDSATPRHDADSRLGDLFENLPEPTRQIPTVDNSAPAPGSRRAAREAAAGSPSSPTPAGAPTDPSPVPVRASADDAVASETETPSVTPVRASADAADTPTRAVPQVDPALAAPVAQPDPDPVIGGGLDDLFAPHDDHVDARPKKKRRKGCLIALIIVLAILGGIAAAGVWVANTYGDKIADAMGWGEPKDWEPGLATGEALVTIKQGDTGAPVSAALYEAGVTKTEDVFYDYLVDENIDVTFYPGVYRLQEKMTAEAALAALQNDENKMANAVSVSEGGTVVSSLPSMAETLGIPLADFEAAVKDPSAYGVDAQSLEGWLFPAVYEFDPGVTAPQVIQRMVDRTREALDATGVPAADAERVLTIASIIQREGLTADFPKVSRVIQNRLDIDMKLQMDSTAQYGYGTLHEGVVSSSAEALADPNPWNTYVHTGLPVTPIASPSDAAIKAAMHPDDGPWLYFVTINLATGETQFSTTYDEHLAGVEKWRAWCRDNPDNNGCAAGSQ; encoded by the coding sequence ATGTCCGAACGCGACAGCGCTACGCCCCGACACGACGCCGACTCCCGCTTGGGGGACCTGTTCGAGAACCTGCCGGAGCCGACCCGTCAGATCCCGACGGTCGACAACAGCGCCCCTGCGCCCGGCTCGCGTCGCGCCGCGCGGGAGGCGGCTGCCGGTTCGCCCTCGTCGCCGACCCCTGCGGGCGCTCCGACGGATCCGTCGCCCGTGCCGGTCCGCGCGTCCGCCGATGACGCCGTCGCTTCCGAGACCGAGACGCCGTCGGTGACGCCCGTCCGCGCATCGGCCGATGCGGCGGACACTCCGACTCGCGCCGTACCGCAGGTGGACCCTGCCCTCGCCGCTCCCGTCGCGCAGCCGGATCCGGACCCCGTCATCGGCGGCGGTCTCGACGACCTGTTCGCTCCGCACGACGACCACGTCGACGCGCGACCGAAGAAGAAGCGACGCAAGGGATGCCTGATCGCGCTGATCATCGTCCTGGCGATCCTCGGCGGCATCGCGGCCGCCGGCGTCTGGGTGGCCAACACCTACGGCGACAAGATCGCCGACGCCATGGGATGGGGCGAGCCGAAGGACTGGGAGCCGGGTCTCGCGACCGGTGAGGCCCTCGTGACGATCAAGCAGGGCGACACCGGAGCGCCGGTGTCCGCCGCCCTCTACGAGGCGGGCGTCACGAAGACGGAGGACGTGTTCTACGACTATCTGGTCGATGAGAACATCGACGTCACGTTCTACCCGGGCGTCTACCGCCTGCAGGAGAAGATGACGGCCGAGGCCGCTCTGGCCGCGCTCCAGAACGACGAGAACAAGATGGCGAACGCGGTGTCGGTCTCCGAAGGCGGGACGGTCGTGTCGTCGCTGCCCAGCATGGCGGAGACGCTCGGCATCCCGCTGGCCGACTTCGAGGCCGCGGTCAAGGATCCCTCCGCCTACGGCGTCGACGCGCAGAGCCTCGAAGGCTGGCTCTTCCCCGCGGTGTACGAGTTCGATCCCGGGGTGACGGCTCCGCAGGTGATCCAGCGGATGGTCGACCGCACCCGTGAAGCGCTCGATGCCACCGGTGTGCCGGCCGCAGACGCGGAGCGCGTGCTGACGATCGCCTCGATCATCCAGCGCGAGGGTCTGACCGCGGATTTCCCGAAGGTCTCGCGCGTCATCCAGAACCGTCTCGACATCGACATGAAGCTGCAGATGGATTCGACGGCCCAGTACGGCTACGGCACCCTGCACGAAGGCGTCGTCTCCAGCTCGGCCGAGGCTCTCGCCGATCCGAACCCCTGGAACACCTACGTGCACACGGGGCTCCCGGTGACACCGATCGCGAGCCCGAGCGATGCGGCCATCAAGGCGGCGATGCACCCCGATGACGGTCCGTGGCTGTACTTCGTCACGATCAACCTCGCGACGGGGGAGACGCAGTTCTCGACGACGTACGACGAGCACCTCGCCGGCGTGGAGAAATGGCGCGCCTGGTGCCGCGACAATCCCGACAACAACGGATGCGCGGCCGGATCGCAATGA
- a CDS encoding shikimate dehydrogenase, whose amino-acid sequence MTRLAVWGDPIGHSKSPALHAAAYRVLGLDWEYGRRQVPAEGFATALAQLDGTWRGLSLTMPLKEEAFRAAATRDRHADLTGAVNTLLLSARPAGFNTDVGGIVDALAEAGIGDVETVRILGAGATAASALVAVAEIGAARVDVRARRPERAAPLIDLGERVGVVVEVSALDDPVLGVDLTIATLPSGTVLATETAAVLAASGGALFDAAYAPWPSSLASVWGDAPAISGLGMLLHQAVRQIRIFRHGDPSVALPDEADVIAAMRAAL is encoded by the coding sequence ATGACCCGTCTGGCGGTCTGGGGCGACCCGATCGGGCACTCCAAGTCGCCCGCCCTGCACGCGGCCGCGTACCGGGTGCTCGGTCTCGACTGGGAGTACGGGCGGCGTCAGGTTCCCGCTGAAGGATTCGCGACGGCGCTCGCTCAGCTCGACGGCACGTGGCGTGGTCTCTCCCTCACGATGCCGCTGAAGGAAGAGGCGTTCCGCGCGGCAGCGACGCGGGATCGGCACGCGGACCTCACCGGAGCCGTCAACACCCTGCTGCTCAGTGCGCGCCCCGCCGGCTTCAACACCGACGTGGGAGGCATCGTCGACGCGCTGGCAGAGGCCGGCATCGGCGACGTGGAGACGGTGCGCATCCTCGGCGCGGGCGCGACCGCGGCGTCGGCGCTGGTCGCCGTCGCGGAGATCGGCGCGGCGCGAGTGGATGTGCGTGCCCGACGACCGGAACGCGCGGCGCCGTTGATCGATCTCGGAGAGCGCGTCGGCGTCGTCGTCGAGGTCTCCGCGCTCGACGATCCGGTCCTCGGTGTGGACCTGACGATCGCGACCCTGCCCAGCGGAACCGTCCTCGCCACGGAGACCGCGGCGGTGCTGGCCGCGAGCGGCGGAGCCCTCTTCGACGCCGCGTACGCCCCGTGGCCCTCGTCCCTCGCGTCCGTCTGGGGGGACGCTCCTGCGATCTCCGGGCTCGGGATGCTGCTGCACCAGGCCGTGCGCCAGATCCGGATCTTCCGCCACGGCGACCCGTCCGTCGCCCTGCCCGACGAGGCCGACGTCATCGCCGCCATGCGCGCCGCCCTCTGA
- the ruvX gene encoding Holliday junction resolvase RuvX, which produces MSGFRRGVRLGIDVGRARVGVARCDPDGMLAVPVETVPRDDASIARLVEIAGEYEPLEFVVGLPVNLQGADTASTTDAREFAAALQERSGVPVRLVDERLSTVTAHAALRSSGRSQKKSRSIVDQVAAVVLLQQAIDMEKSTGNPAGAAISPDEEHA; this is translated from the coding sequence GTGAGCGGATTCCGCCGCGGGGTGCGGCTCGGCATCGACGTCGGTCGGGCGAGGGTCGGGGTGGCGCGCTGCGACCCGGACGGGATGCTCGCCGTACCGGTGGAGACGGTTCCCCGCGATGACGCATCGATCGCCCGACTCGTCGAGATCGCGGGGGAGTACGAGCCTCTGGAGTTCGTCGTCGGACTGCCGGTCAACCTGCAGGGTGCGGACACCGCGTCGACCACGGATGCGCGGGAGTTCGCCGCGGCTCTGCAGGAGCGCAGCGGTGTCCCCGTCCGCCTCGTGGACGAGCGCCTCAGCACCGTGACCGCACACGCGGCACTGCGAAGTTCCGGGAGATCTCAGAAGAAGTCTCGTAGCATTGTGGATCAGGTCGCCGCCGTGGTGCTTCTGCAGCAGGCGATCGACATGGAGAAGAGCACCGGAAACCCGGCCGGTGCCGCCATCTCGCCTGACGAGGAGCACGCCTGA
- the nusB gene encoding transcription antitermination factor NusB translates to MSARTKARKRALDILFSADVRGDDLAVTLAAEAKRAASEPAREASWLYAREIVDGIIDARDEIDEQITTHSRDWKLERMPAVDRALLRIAVWEILHNDEVPTAVAIDEAVELAKEFSTDDSGAFVHGVLARVARAA, encoded by the coding sequence GTGAGCGCCCGGACGAAGGCGCGCAAGCGCGCTCTCGACATCCTGTTCTCCGCCGATGTGCGCGGTGACGACCTCGCCGTGACCCTGGCCGCCGAGGCCAAGCGCGCGGCGAGCGAGCCCGCCCGCGAGGCCTCCTGGCTCTATGCGCGGGAGATCGTCGACGGCATCATCGATGCGCGCGACGAGATCGACGAGCAGATCACCACGCACAGCAGGGACTGGAAGCTGGAGCGGATGCCCGCCGTCGACCGCGCCCTGCTGCGCATCGCCGTGTGGGAGATCCTGCACAACGACGAGGTGCCGACGGCCGTCGCGATCGATGAGGCCGTCGAGCTCGCGAAGGAGTTCTCGACCGACGACTCCGGTGCGTTCGTGCACGGCGTCCTCGCCCGGGTGGCCCGCGCCGCCTGA
- the rpsD gene encoding 30S ribosomal protein S4, whose translation MTTKSQDRRKVRLSRALGIPLTPKAARYLEKRPYAPGEHGRTKRKADSDYAVRLREKQRLREQYGIREKQMRNTFNEARRQDGLTGENLVELLEMRLDALVVRSGFARTTAQARQLVVHRHILVDGQLVDRPSFRVKPGQLIHVKAKSEGTEPFQVAAAGGHAEVLPPVPGYLEVELDKLQSRLIRRPKRAEVPVICEVQLVVEYYAAR comes from the coding sequence GTGACCACGAAGTCCCAGGACCGCCGCAAGGTGCGTCTGAGCCGTGCCCTCGGCATCCCGCTCACCCCGAAGGCAGCCCGCTACCTCGAGAAGCGTCCCTACGCTCCGGGTGAGCACGGCCGCACCAAGCGCAAGGCCGACAGCGACTACGCCGTCCGTCTGCGTGAGAAGCAGCGTCTGCGCGAGCAGTACGGCATCCGCGAGAAGCAGATGCGCAACACGTTCAACGAGGCCCGTCGTCAGGACGGCCTGACCGGTGAGAACCTGGTCGAGCTCCTCGAGATGCGTCTCGACGCTCTCGTCGTGCGCTCGGGCTTCGCCCGCACCACGGCTCAGGCTCGCCAGCTCGTCGTGCACCGTCACATCCTCGTCGACGGCCAGCTCGTCGACCGCCCGTCGTTCCGCGTGAAGCCGGGCCAGCTCATCCACGTCAAGGCCAAGAGCGAGGGCACCGAGCCCTTCCAGGTGGCAGCAGCCGGCGGTCACGCCGAGGTTCTGCCCCCCGTTCCGGGCTACCTCGAGGTCGAGCTCGACAAGCTCCAGTCGCGTCTGATCCGTCGTCCGAAGCGCGCCGAGGTCCCCGTGATCTGCGAAGTGCAGCTCGTCGTCGAGTACTACGCGGCTCGCTGA
- the aroB gene encoding 3-dehydroquinate synthase, translating into MSTTTISVTGNDTYDITIGRGILDRVSAALAPGVRKILVVHPPTLAARAAELRDRLLADTADGPREVLLAEIPDAEQGKRIEVAAFCWQVMGQADFTRSDAVIGYGGGSVTDLAGFVAATWLRGVQLIQVPTTVLGLVDAAVGGKTGVNTAEGKNLVGAFWAPSAVVGDLDELASLSPNEATAGFAEVVKAGFIWAPEILDIIEADPTRAVDPTSEEFRRTVELAIDMKAKVVSDDFREAGLREILNYGHTLGHAIEHAERYRWRHGAAISVGMLYAAELSRLAGRLSDAAAERHRTILESLGLPTSYRAGAWPQLLATMQRDKKSRGGMLRFILLDDIAKPTVLQAPDESLLFAAYQEVGA; encoded by the coding sequence ATGAGCACGACGACCATCAGCGTCACGGGGAACGACACCTACGACATCACGATCGGACGGGGGATCCTCGACCGGGTCTCGGCCGCCCTCGCGCCGGGCGTGCGCAAGATCCTCGTCGTGCACCCGCCGACACTCGCGGCCCGTGCCGCCGAGCTGCGCGACAGACTGCTCGCGGACACGGCCGACGGCCCCCGTGAGGTGCTGCTCGCCGAGATCCCGGATGCGGAGCAGGGCAAGCGCATCGAGGTCGCGGCCTTCTGCTGGCAGGTCATGGGGCAGGCGGACTTCACGCGCAGCGATGCCGTCATCGGCTACGGCGGGGGCTCGGTCACCGACCTCGCCGGCTTCGTCGCCGCGACCTGGCTGCGCGGCGTCCAGCTGATCCAGGTACCGACCACCGTCCTCGGTCTCGTCGATGCGGCCGTCGGCGGCAAGACCGGCGTGAACACCGCGGAGGGCAAGAACCTCGTCGGTGCCTTCTGGGCGCCGAGCGCGGTGGTGGGCGACCTCGACGAGCTCGCGAGCCTCAGCCCGAACGAGGCGACCGCGGGATTCGCGGAGGTCGTGAAGGCCGGGTTCATCTGGGCGCCGGAGATCCTCGACATCATCGAGGCCGACCCGACCCGTGCGGTCGACCCGACCAGCGAGGAGTTCCGTCGCACCGTCGAGCTCGCGATCGACATGAAGGCGAAGGTCGTCTCGGACGACTTCCGTGAGGCGGGGCTCCGCGAGATCCTCAACTACGGGCACACGCTCGGGCACGCGATCGAGCACGCCGAGCGCTACCGCTGGCGTCACGGCGCGGCGATCTCGGTGGGCATGCTGTACGCGGCGGAGCTCTCCCGTCTGGCCGGACGCCTCTCGGACGCGGCGGCCGAGCGTCACCGCACCATCCTCGAGTCGCTGGGCCTTCCCACCTCGTACCGGGCCGGCGCGTGGCCGCAGCTGCTCGCGACGATGCAGCGCGACAAGAAGAGCCGCGGCGGGATGCTGCGCTTCATCCTGCTCGACGACATCGCGAAGCCCACCGTGCTGCAGGCTCCGGACGAGTCGCTGCTGTTCGCGGCCTACCAGGAGGTCGGAGCGTGA